The following proteins come from a genomic window of Trifolium pratense cultivar HEN17-A07 linkage group LG4, ARS_RC_1.1, whole genome shotgun sequence:
- the LOC123922635 gene encoding cucumisin, translating into MSSTINPEAEFASGAWQISPVKATDPGLVYDISEADYIEFLCGEGYTTKQLKILTHHKSACKGNANKNAVYNLNLPSFALKVNDTFIGTFNRTVTNVGSANSTYKARVMSSSLLEIQVIPDVLSFTSLGQKNHSLSQ; encoded by the coding sequence ATGAGCTCTACTATAAATCCTGAGGCTGAATTCGCATCCGGTGCATGGCAAATTAGTCCTGTTAAGGCAACGGATCCAGGTTTAGTATATGATATTAGTGAAGCAGATTATATTGAATTCTTGTGCGGAGAAGGGTACACGACTAAACAACTAAAAATTCTTACTCATCATAAGAGTGCTTGCAAGGGTAATGCTAATAAGAACGCGGTATACAACTTGAACCTACCTTCATTCGCACTTAAAGTAAACGATACATTTATCGGTACTTTTAATAGAACTGTTACAAATGTGGGATCAGCAAATTCTACTTATAAAGCAAGAGTAATGTCTTCATCTTTGTTGGAAATTCAAGTGATACCGGATGTTTTGTCCTTCACATCTTTAGGGCAAAAAAATCATTCTCTCTCACAATAG
- the LOC123922638 gene encoding uncharacterized protein LOC123922638 yields the protein MSVNEIAELHGATTDIHSLSWLHTSISWQQSRSLWLKEGDANSKYFHSVLEGRCRMNAISVIQVGGDTLEGVSPIRQAVFTHFTDHFRKYNVERLGVDNLLFKRLNHHEGSSLTKPFTELEVKSTVWDCDSYKSSCPDGINFGFIKDFWAELCGDVMRFISDFHRNGKLSKGINSTFIALIPKVDSPQRLNDFRPISLDRKILDGILIANEVVDDARKAKKELVLFKVDFEKANDSVDWGYLDKVMERIAFPTLWRKWFRECVGTATASILVNGNPTDEFPLERGLRQGDLLSPFLFLLAVEGLNVLMEAMVTHNFFTGYRIGESDPTLVSHLQFADDTLLLGEKSWANVRALRAALVLFKTMSGLKAKLPIVGDSRRLIFWEPVFARLKNRLSGWKGRFLSFGGCLVLLKFVLTSLHVYALSFFKAPSDSWLDETPLCERFGRLFALAETKSHTVAEMFSLGWGLDGAAWVWRRQLRAWEEELLGECQSLLSVISLQVQTSDRWQWQLDPDSGYTVRGAYQLLTTMDSIIVDDAEHLIWQPQVPLKVSIFAWRLLRDRLPTKSNLVTRGILSSAAHHCVSGCGVPESAHHLFIYCSTFGSIRDLVRSWIGISSTGFTSIRDHFVQFTLSAGGSRARRSFLQLIWLVSVWVVWTERNHRLFRVYLNTSCAEKAVFC from the exons ATGTCAGTAAATGAGATAGCAGAGCTTCACGGGGCGACTACGGATATTCATTCGCTCTCTTGGCTGCATACTAGTATTAGTTGGCAACAGTCTCGATCGTTATGGCTCAAGGAGGGAGATGCTAACTCTAAGTATTTTCACTCGGTCTTGGAAGGCCGTTGTCGAATGAATGCTATTTCTGTGATTCAAGTGGGTGGGGATACTCTAGAGGGAGTGTCTCCTATTCGGCAGGCTGTGTTTACTCATTTTACGGATCACTTCAGGAAATACAATGTGGAGAGGCTCGGGGTGGATAATCTTCTGTTTAAAAGGTTGAACCATCACGAGGGTAGTAGTCTTACCAAGCCTTTCACAGAGTTAGAGGTGAAATCTACTGTGTGGGACTGTGATAGTTATAAAAGCTCATGTCCTGACGGGATAAATTTTGGTTTCATTAAGGATTTTTGGGCTGAACTTTGTGGTGATGTTATGCGTTTTATCTCTGATTTTCATAGGAATGGTAAACTATCAAAGGGTATCAACTCTACTTTCATCGCTCTGATTCCAAAGGTCGACAGTCCTCAACGGCTGAATGACTTTCGGCCAATTTCGCTG GATAGAAAGATTTTGGATGGTATTCTCATTGCCAATGAGGTAGTAGATGATGCTCGTAAGGCTAAAAAAGAACTCGTGctctttaaggtggattttgaGAAAGCCAATGATTCTGTGGATTGGGGGTATCTGGACAAGGTTATGGAGAGGATAGCGTTTCCAACTCTTTGGAGGAAGTGGTTTAGGGAGTGTGTGGGCACAGCTACTGCATCTATTCTTGTTAATGGCAACCCAACTGATGAATTCCCTCTTGAACGGGGTCTTAGACAAGGAGATCTGTTatctcctttcctttttctcttGGCTGTTGAGGGTTTGAATGTTCTGATGGAGGCTATGGTTACTCATAACTTTTTTACGGGGTATAGGATTGGGGAGAGTGATCCGACTTTGGTGTCGCACCTTCAGTTTGCTGATGACACCCTTCTGCTTGGGGAGAAGAGTTGGGCTAACGTTCGGGCTTTGCGGGCTGCTTTGGTGTTGTTTAAGACTATGTCTGGCTTGAAG GCGAAGCTTCCTATTGTGGGTGATTCGAGGCGTCTGATTTTCTGGGAACCGGTGTTTGCTCGTTTAAAGAATAGATTATCTGGGTGGAAAGgtcgttttctttcttttggtggttGTCTGGTTTTACTTAAGTTTGTCTTGACATCGTTACATGTCTATGCTCTatccttcttcaaagctccttcag ATTCTTGGTTGGATGAGACTCCTCTTTGTGAGCGGTTTGGGCGCTTGTTTGCTTTGGCAGAGACCAAATCGCATACGGTGGCTGAGATGTTCTCTTTGGGGTGGGGGTTAGATGGGGCGGCTTGGGTGTGGAGGAGGCAGCTGAGGGCCTGGGAGGAGGAgttgttgggggagtgtcagtctttactctCTGTCATTTCTTTACAGGTACAAACTTCAGATAGGTGGCAATGGCAGCTAGACCCTGATTCAGGCTACACTGTCCGGGGCGCTTATCAGCTTCTGACTACTATGGATTCGATTATTGTGGATGACGCGGAGCATCTTATTTGGCAGCCTCAGGTTCCCTTGAAGGTTTCCATTTTTGCGTGGCGTTTATTGCGTGATAGGTTACCCACAAAGTCAAACCTAGTCACTCGAGGCATTTTATCTTCTGCAGCTCATCACTGTGTTTCTGGTTGTGGGGTGCCTGAGTCGGCCCACCATTTATTCATCTATTGCAGTACTTTTGGTTCTATTCGGGATTTAGTTCGCTCTTGGATTGGCATTTCATCGACGGGTTTCACTTCCATCCgagatcattttgttcagtttactttATCAGCTGGTGGATCTAGAGCACGTCGGTCTTTTTTGCAACTCATTTGGCTTGTTAGTGTATGGGTTGTgtggacggaaagaaatcataGATTGTTCAGAG TCTATCTTAACACATCTTGTGCTGAGAAAGctgttttttgttaa